A part of Neovison vison isolate M4711 chromosome 6, ASM_NN_V1, whole genome shotgun sequence genomic DNA contains:
- the S1PR5 gene encoding sphingosine 1-phosphate receptor 5, with translation MESGLLRPAPVSEVIVLHYNYTGKLRGARYQPGAGLRADAVVCLAVCALIVLENLAVLFVLGRHPRFHAPMFLLLGSLTLSDLLAGAAYAANILLSGPLTLRLSPALWFAREGGVFVALAASVLSLLAIALERRLTMARRGPAPAARRGRSLAMAAAAWGVSLLLGLLPALGWNCLGRLDTCSTVLPLYAKAYVLFCVLAFLGILAAICALYAHIYCQVRANARRLRGRPGGAPGRARRTPRSLALLRTLTVVLLAFVACWGPLFLLLLLDVACPARACPVLLQADPFLGLAMANSLLNPIIYTLTNRDLRFALLRLVCCGRRPCHRGQDASQGSGSPAGASEGLNRWLPPGLDGSSSRSERSSPQRDGLDTSVSAGGPGAPIAARTLVPAPAAD, from the coding sequence ATGGAGTCGGGGCTGCTGCGGCCGGCGCCGGTGAGCGAGGTCATCGTCTTGCATTACAACTACACGGGCAAGCTTCGCGGCGCGCGCTACCAGCCGGGCGCGGGGCTGCGTGCCGACGCCGTCGTGTGCCTGGCGGTGTGCGCCCTCATCGTGCTCGAGAACTTGGCGGTGCTGTTCGTGCTGGGGCGCCACCCGCGCTTCCACGCGCCCATGTTCCTGCTCCTGGGCAGCCTGACGCTGTCCGACCTGCTGGCGGGCGCGGCTTATGCCGCCAACATCCTGCTGTCGGGGCCCCTCACGCTGCGCCTGTCGCCCGCGCTCTGGTTCGCCCGTGAAGGTGGCGTCTTCGTGGCGCTCGCCGCGTCCGTGCTGAGCCTCCTGGCCATCGCGCTCGAGCGCCGCCTCACCATGGCCCGCCGAGGACCCGCGCCCGCCGCGCGTCGGGGCCGCTCGCTGGCCATGGCGGCCGCCGCCTGGGGCGTGTCACTGCTGCTCGGACTGCTGCCGGCGCTCGGCTGGAATTGTCTGGGCCGCCTGGACACCTGCTCCACCGTCCTGCCGCTCTACGCCAAGGCCTACGTGCTCTTCTGCGTGCTCGCCTTCCTCGGCATCCTGGCTGCCATCTGCGCGCTCTACGCGCACATCTACTGCCAGGTGCGCGCCAACGCGCGGCGCCTGCGGGGACGCCCCGGGGGCGCCCCGGGCCGCGCACGCCGCACGCCGCGCTCGCTGGCGCTCTTGCGCACGCTCACCGTGGTGCTCCTGGCCTTCGTGGCGTGCTGGGGCCCCCTCTTCCTACTGCTCTTGCTCGACGTGGCGTGCCCCGCGCGCGCCTGCCCGGTGCTCTTGCAGGCCGACCCCTTCCTGGGCCTGGCCATGGCCAACTCGCTCCTGAACCCCATCATTTACACGCTCACCAACCGCGACCTGCGCTTCGCTCTCCTGCGCCTGGTCTGCTGCGGCCGCCGCCCCTGCCACAGAGGGCAGGACGCCTCCCAGGGCTCCGGGAGCCCCGCTGGGGCTTCGGAAGGCCTGAACCGCTGGCTGCCCCCTGGCTTGGATGGCAGCTCCAGCCGCTCCGAGCGCTCGTCCCCGCAGCGGGACGGGCTGGACACGAGCGTCTCCGCTGGCGGCCCTGGGGCGCCCATAGCCGCCCGGACCCTGGTACCCGCACCGGCCGCCGACTGA